Proteins encoded within one genomic window of Humulus lupulus chromosome 1, drHumLupu1.1, whole genome shotgun sequence:
- the LOC133812941 gene encoding uncharacterized protein LOC133812941 isoform X1, translated as MGGLLHLFAFENRSMARKVLTHKKRVDGLEAPRNSLELRIENSQNHSAVRDLPVEEDWSEKNCYPFEASMKKLINEEISKHSSTRQNAPSIVARLMGMDMSTSDTKSAVQPTEKRSDNMRTRCSNKEANGFGLTDHLSSNSNSSRQMELNLSYPNGDIDSDRWNNGQRSGKGRSREHPQEEELQKFKKEFEAWQAARFRECSKFAELGNIPSQLLAQEDLNKERAELYGRTTVEKAVKSKGQTIKARAQEIGGLQHHEMESFQVERKNSSLKSRNSSRDFEKSSMMDTDPKLYALSAPTKIVILKPGPDRVCDHRESWTSSPSFSEQRGSIEDFLEEVRERLKCEMQGKMLRRGSVVRGSGIETPYSEKPSSDPKQIAQNIAKQDRDSVSKDIGANLTRLESTSSYKSEIQLNGPSSPEFISRDTRRFVSERLKNVLKKETDMHTIVGGHSRSYSVLDLDNDSIEVKQGGDTLKEEQKMHTRSFRYGLGDDRPLHKELPPRNLIRSLSAPVSGTSFGKLLLEDRHILTGAQIRRKLEATENVPVDLKKRKKERFNFKEKVSNFRYSFSLRGRLFGKKIQSVMESHVFERYPLKDIMSGPTVVSNFNERHINENFTEVPPSPASVCSSPQEELWRPVDQLSPLSTPDVTPSNEYALPQVFREISSNLSELRRQLNQLESDDPEERIIQSKPAQPEMFELKDPEEAYIRDLLVASGLYDASPDKYLWRSETSTKPIGTLVFEEVEESYKIFAKDHNISLKDQRARKIHHKLLHDLLNEALTTVLEPHRAISAVSKVKRKSMNSSSFPTLHGNKLLDCVWEIICDHLYPSTDRSCYSLEEMVARDLRLSPWTGQVDGEGTSLGREMEILIMGDLVDEILEDM; from the exons ATGGGAGGTCTGTTACACCTTTTTGCCTTCGAAAACAGGAGCATGGCCAGGAAAGTTCTTACTCATAAGAAACGTGTTGATG GTCTGGAAGCTCCTCGAAATAGCCTCGAGCTGAGAATAGAAAATTCTCAGAATCACTCTGCTGTACGAGATTTACCG GTGGAAGAAGACTGGTCTGAAAAGAATTGCTATCCATTTGAAGCTTCGATGAAGAAATTGATTAATGAAGAAATCTCCAAGCATTCAAGTACAAGACAAAATGCACCAAGCATAGTGGCTCGCCTGATGGGAATGGATATGTCAACTTCAGATACGAAATCTGCAGTTCAGCCAACTGAGAAAAGGAGCGACAATATGAGAACGAGGTGTTCAAATAAGGAAGCAAATGGATTTGGTTTAACAGACCATCTCTCTTCTAACTCAAACTCTTCAAGGCAGATGGAACTTAATTTATCATACCCTAATGGAGACATAGATTCTGACAGATGGAACAATGGCCAGAGGTCTGGTAAAGGAAGGAGTCGAGAGCATCCTCAAGAGGAGGAACTGCAGAAGTTTAAGAAAGAATTTGAAGCATGGCAAGCAGCTAGGTTCAGAGAGTGTTCAAAATTTGCTGAACTTGGAAACATCCCTTCACAGTTGCTTGCTCAGGAGGATCTCAACAAGGAAAGGGCGGAACTCTATGGGCGAACAACAGTTGAGAAAGCTGTAAAGTCAAAGGGTCAGACAATAAAAGCAAGGGCACAGGAAATTGGAGGCTTGCAACATCATGAAATGGAATCTTTCCAGGTTGAAAGGAAAAATTCTTCATTAAAAAGCAGAAACTCAAGCAGAGATTTTGAGAAATCTTCTATGATGGACACTGATCCGAAACTATATGCATTGTCTGCTCCAACTAAGATAGTTATTTTAAAGCCTGGCCCTGATAGGGTGTGTGACCATAGAGAGTCTTGGACAAGCTCCCCGAGCTTTTCGGAGCAGAGAGGTAGCATAGAAGACTTTCTTGAGGAGGTGAGAGAACGACTGAAATGTGAAATGCAAGGGAAAATGCTTAGAAGGGGTTCAGTTGTTCGAGGAAGTGGAATTGAGACTCCTTATAGTGAAAAGCCATCATCAGATCCTAAACAAATTGCTCAGAACATTGCAAAACAGGACAGAGACAGTGTGAGTAAGGACATTGGGGCAAACTTGACACGGTTAGAATCAACAAGTTCATATAAAAGTGAAATTCAGCTAAATGGGCCAAGTTCTCCAGAGTTTATCAGTAGAGATACTAGGAGATTCGTATCAGAGAGGCTAAAGAATGTTCTGAAGAAAGAAACAGATATGCACACAATTGTTGGTGGCCACTCTAGATCTTACAGTGTGTTAGACTTGGACAATGATAGCATTGAAGTAAAACAAGGAGGAGATACTTTAAAAGAGGAACAAAAAATGCATACCAGATCCTTCAGATACGGGCTAGGAGATGACAGACCTCTCCATAAGGAGTTGCCCCCCAGAAATCTCATTAGATCATTGTCCGCCCCAGTATCAGGAACGTCTTTTGGGAAACTTCTCCTGGAGGACCGCCATATTCTAACAGGTGCCCAAATCAGGCGGAAGCTTGAAGCTACAGAAAATGTGCCTGTGGACTTGAAGAAGCGGAAGAAAGAGAGATttaattttaaagaaaaagtttccAATTTCAGATATAGCTTTTCTCTCAGGGGCAGACTGTTTGGTAAGAAGATTCAATCAGTGATGGAATCACATGTTTTCGAACGGTATCCTCTGAAAGATATCATGAGTGGTCCAACTGTAGTTTCAAACTTCAATGAGAGACATATAAAC GAGAATTTTACTGAGGTTCCTCCTAGTCCTGCATCAGTGTGCAGCAGTCCTCAAGAAGAGTTATGGAGGCCAGTTGATCAGCTTAGCCCTCTGTCGACTCCGGATGTAACTCCAAGCAACGAATATGCTTTGCCACAGGTTTTTAGAGAGATCAGCTCTAATCTAAGTG AACTACGGAGGCAGCTGAATCAACTTGAGTCCGATGATCCCGAGGAAAGAATAATCCAATCAAAGCCTGCACAGCCTGAGATGTTTGAGCTAAAGGATCCAGAAGAAGCATACATAAGAGATCTACTGGTTGCTTCTGGTTTATATGATGCATCGCCGGACAAATATTTGTGGAGATCGGAGACATCTACAAAGCCTATCGGCACTTTAGTGTTTGAAGAAGTAGAAGAATCTTATAAAATTTTTGCCAAGGACCACAATATCTCTCTAAAGGATCAGAGAGCAAGGAAAATACATCACAAGTTGTTACATGATTTGTTAAACGAAGCACTCACAACTGTACTTGAACCACATCGGGCCATATCAGCAGTATCTAAAGTCAAAAGAAAATCAATgaattcttcaagttttccaaCTTTACATGGAAATAAATTGTTGGACTGTGTTTGGGAGATTATATGTGATCATTTATACCCCTCAACAGATAGATCTTGTTATTCACTAGAGGAAATGGTGGCGCGAGATCTGAGACTGAGTCCTTGGACTGGACAGGTGGATGGTGAAGGTACTAGTTTGGGGAGAGAGATGGAAATTCTGATCATGGGAGATCTAGTGGATGAGATTTTGGAGGATATGTAG
- the LOC133812941 gene encoding uncharacterized protein LOC133812941 isoform X2 encodes MKKLINEEISKHSSTRQNAPSIVARLMGMDMSTSDTKSAVQPTEKRSDNMRTRCSNKEANGFGLTDHLSSNSNSSRQMELNLSYPNGDIDSDRWNNGQRSGKGRSREHPQEEELQKFKKEFEAWQAARFRECSKFAELGNIPSQLLAQEDLNKERAELYGRTTVEKAVKSKGQTIKARAQEIGGLQHHEMESFQVERKNSSLKSRNSSRDFEKSSMMDTDPKLYALSAPTKIVILKPGPDRVCDHRESWTSSPSFSEQRGSIEDFLEEVRERLKCEMQGKMLRRGSVVRGSGIETPYSEKPSSDPKQIAQNIAKQDRDSVSKDIGANLTRLESTSSYKSEIQLNGPSSPEFISRDTRRFVSERLKNVLKKETDMHTIVGGHSRSYSVLDLDNDSIEVKQGGDTLKEEQKMHTRSFRYGLGDDRPLHKELPPRNLIRSLSAPVSGTSFGKLLLEDRHILTGAQIRRKLEATENVPVDLKKRKKERFNFKEKVSNFRYSFSLRGRLFGKKIQSVMESHVFERYPLKDIMSGPTVVSNFNERHINENFTEVPPSPASVCSSPQEELWRPVDQLSPLSTPDVTPSNEYALPQVFREISSNLSELRRQLNQLESDDPEERIIQSKPAQPEMFELKDPEEAYIRDLLVASGLYDASPDKYLWRSETSTKPIGTLVFEEVEESYKIFAKDHNISLKDQRARKIHHKLLHDLLNEALTTVLEPHRAISAVSKVKRKSMNSSSFPTLHGNKLLDCVWEIICDHLYPSTDRSCYSLEEMVARDLRLSPWTGQVDGEGTSLGREMEILIMGDLVDEILEDM; translated from the exons ATGAAGAAATTGATTAATGAAGAAATCTCCAAGCATTCAAGTACAAGACAAAATGCACCAAGCATAGTGGCTCGCCTGATGGGAATGGATATGTCAACTTCAGATACGAAATCTGCAGTTCAGCCAACTGAGAAAAGGAGCGACAATATGAGAACGAGGTGTTCAAATAAGGAAGCAAATGGATTTGGTTTAACAGACCATCTCTCTTCTAACTCAAACTCTTCAAGGCAGATGGAACTTAATTTATCATACCCTAATGGAGACATAGATTCTGACAGATGGAACAATGGCCAGAGGTCTGGTAAAGGAAGGAGTCGAGAGCATCCTCAAGAGGAGGAACTGCAGAAGTTTAAGAAAGAATTTGAAGCATGGCAAGCAGCTAGGTTCAGAGAGTGTTCAAAATTTGCTGAACTTGGAAACATCCCTTCACAGTTGCTTGCTCAGGAGGATCTCAACAAGGAAAGGGCGGAACTCTATGGGCGAACAACAGTTGAGAAAGCTGTAAAGTCAAAGGGTCAGACAATAAAAGCAAGGGCACAGGAAATTGGAGGCTTGCAACATCATGAAATGGAATCTTTCCAGGTTGAAAGGAAAAATTCTTCATTAAAAAGCAGAAACTCAAGCAGAGATTTTGAGAAATCTTCTATGATGGACACTGATCCGAAACTATATGCATTGTCTGCTCCAACTAAGATAGTTATTTTAAAGCCTGGCCCTGATAGGGTGTGTGACCATAGAGAGTCTTGGACAAGCTCCCCGAGCTTTTCGGAGCAGAGAGGTAGCATAGAAGACTTTCTTGAGGAGGTGAGAGAACGACTGAAATGTGAAATGCAAGGGAAAATGCTTAGAAGGGGTTCAGTTGTTCGAGGAAGTGGAATTGAGACTCCTTATAGTGAAAAGCCATCATCAGATCCTAAACAAATTGCTCAGAACATTGCAAAACAGGACAGAGACAGTGTGAGTAAGGACATTGGGGCAAACTTGACACGGTTAGAATCAACAAGTTCATATAAAAGTGAAATTCAGCTAAATGGGCCAAGTTCTCCAGAGTTTATCAGTAGAGATACTAGGAGATTCGTATCAGAGAGGCTAAAGAATGTTCTGAAGAAAGAAACAGATATGCACACAATTGTTGGTGGCCACTCTAGATCTTACAGTGTGTTAGACTTGGACAATGATAGCATTGAAGTAAAACAAGGAGGAGATACTTTAAAAGAGGAACAAAAAATGCATACCAGATCCTTCAGATACGGGCTAGGAGATGACAGACCTCTCCATAAGGAGTTGCCCCCCAGAAATCTCATTAGATCATTGTCCGCCCCAGTATCAGGAACGTCTTTTGGGAAACTTCTCCTGGAGGACCGCCATATTCTAACAGGTGCCCAAATCAGGCGGAAGCTTGAAGCTACAGAAAATGTGCCTGTGGACTTGAAGAAGCGGAAGAAAGAGAGATttaattttaaagaaaaagtttccAATTTCAGATATAGCTTTTCTCTCAGGGGCAGACTGTTTGGTAAGAAGATTCAATCAGTGATGGAATCACATGTTTTCGAACGGTATCCTCTGAAAGATATCATGAGTGGTCCAACTGTAGTTTCAAACTTCAATGAGAGACATATAAAC GAGAATTTTACTGAGGTTCCTCCTAGTCCTGCATCAGTGTGCAGCAGTCCTCAAGAAGAGTTATGGAGGCCAGTTGATCAGCTTAGCCCTCTGTCGACTCCGGATGTAACTCCAAGCAACGAATATGCTTTGCCACAGGTTTTTAGAGAGATCAGCTCTAATCTAAGTG AACTACGGAGGCAGCTGAATCAACTTGAGTCCGATGATCCCGAGGAAAGAATAATCCAATCAAAGCCTGCACAGCCTGAGATGTTTGAGCTAAAGGATCCAGAAGAAGCATACATAAGAGATCTACTGGTTGCTTCTGGTTTATATGATGCATCGCCGGACAAATATTTGTGGAGATCGGAGACATCTACAAAGCCTATCGGCACTTTAGTGTTTGAAGAAGTAGAAGAATCTTATAAAATTTTTGCCAAGGACCACAATATCTCTCTAAAGGATCAGAGAGCAAGGAAAATACATCACAAGTTGTTACATGATTTGTTAAACGAAGCACTCACAACTGTACTTGAACCACATCGGGCCATATCAGCAGTATCTAAAGTCAAAAGAAAATCAATgaattcttcaagttttccaaCTTTACATGGAAATAAATTGTTGGACTGTGTTTGGGAGATTATATGTGATCATTTATACCCCTCAACAGATAGATCTTGTTATTCACTAGAGGAAATGGTGGCGCGAGATCTGAGACTGAGTCCTTGGACTGGACAGGTGGATGGTGAAGGTACTAGTTTGGGGAGAGAGATGGAAATTCTGATCATGGGAGATCTAGTGGATGAGATTTTGGAGGATATGTAG